One genomic window of Phoenix dactylifera cultivar Barhee BC4 chromosome 6, palm_55x_up_171113_PBpolish2nd_filt_p, whole genome shotgun sequence includes the following:
- the LOC103702756 gene encoding rhamnogalacturonan I rhamnosyltransferase 1-like — MVATGPSQAAGGMPLPGPRTRMHVWFMRACAGIVVWTCLVQLFAVGHLWRRPRLPSAHAGGGAGSSSPPGAWNPTRVFVGRVGGDAALPNLSIRTQEPPHAPPPQLPSRIYKSNGVLKVSCNGGLNQMRAAICDMVTVARFLNLTLAIPELDKKSFWADPSNFEDIFDVRHFIDSLRDQVHIVKRIPKKFGPNASNNSLVMPPVSWSNEKYYLQQILPLFNKFKLIHFNRTDARLANNGLPVELQKLRCRVNYHALRFTPQIEALGNKLVKILQGRGAFVALHLRYEMDMLAFSGCTHGCSVEEAEELKRMRYAYPWWREKEIDSEGKRLQGLCPLTPEETALVLKALGFKNNTQIYIASGEIYGGDRRLTALRAAFPKLVRKEMLLDPEDLHQFQNHSSQMAALDFMVSIASDVFIPTYDGNMGKVVEGHRRYLGFKKSILLDRRKLVKLVDLHENKTLSWDAFVSAVRQDHEGRSGQPACRKVVIDKPKEEDYFYANPHECFVNVTDCNGPGNSSAVG, encoded by the exons ATGGTGGCGACGGGGCCGTCGCAGGCGGCCGGGGGGATGCCTCTGCCGGGCCCCAGGACGAGGATGCACGTGTGGTTCATGAGGGCGTGCGCTGGCATCGTGGTCTGGACATGCCTTGTCCAGCTATTCGCCGTCGGCCACCTCTGGCGCCGCCCTCGCCTCCCCTCCGCCCACGCCGGAGGCGGCGCCGGCTCCTCCTCCCCACCGGGGGCCTGGAATCCCACCCGAGTCTTCGTCGGCCGCGTTGGCGGCGATGCCGCGTTGCCCAACCTGTCTATCCGGACGCAGGAACCGCCGCATGCTCCCCCGCCCCAGCTGCCCTCCA GAATTTATAAGAGTAATGGTGTTCTTAAAGTATCTTGTAATGGCGGTCTGAATCAAATGCGTGCAGCG ATCTGTGACATGGTGACTGTTGCTCGCTTTTTGAATCTAACATTGGCCATTCCAGAGCTTGACAAGAAATCATTCTGGGCTGATCCTAG CAATTTTGAAGACATATTTGATGTGAGGCATTTCATCGACTCATTAAGAGACCAAGTGCATATTGTTAAAAGGATCCCAAAGAAGTTTGGTCCAAATGCTTCAAATAATTCACTTGTGATGCCTCCTGTGAGCTGGTCAAATGAGAAATATTACTTGCAACAG ATCTTGCCACTTTTCAACAAATTCAAGTTGATACATTTTAATCGGACTGATGCCCGTTTGGCAAACAATGGTCTCCCAGTTGAGCTTCAGAAGCTCAGATGTCGTGTGAATTATCATGCACTAAGATTCACTCCTCAAATTGAGGCATTGGGTAACAAATTGGTTAAAATTCTTCAAGGAAGAGGAGCTTTTGTGGCTTTACACTTGAGATATGAGATGGACATGCTGGCTTTCTCTGGCTGCACTCATGGTTGCTCTgtggaagaagcagaagaactCAAGAGGATGAG GTATGCATATCCATGGTGGCGAGAGAAAGAGATTGACTCCGAGGGTAAGAGACTGCAAGGTTTGTGTCCTCTTACACCAGAGGAGACTGCACTGGTTTTGAAGGCTTTAGGCTTCAAGAACAACACTCAGATCTACATAGCTTCGGGTGAGATATATGGCGGTGATCGGCGGCTCACAGCATTACGAGCTGCATTTCCGAAACTC GTGAGAAAGGAGATGCTACTTGACCCAGAGGATCTGCATCAATTTCAGAATCACTCTTCCCAGATGGCTGCTTTGGATTTCATGGTTTCGATAGCTAGTGATGTTTTCATTCCCACATACGATGGGAACATGGGGAAGGTTGTTGAAGGCCACCGCAG GTACCTTGGGTTCAAGAAGAGTATTTTGCTGGATCGCAGAAAATTAGTCAAACTAGTTGATTTGCACGAAAATAAGACTCTTTCCTGGGATGCGTTTGTATCTGCTGTTAGACAGGATCATGAGGGAAGATCTGGGCAGCCAGCCTGCCGGAAAGTGGTAATAGACAAGCCAAAGGAGGAAGATTACTTCTATGCAAACCCTCATGAGTGCTTCGTTAATGTAACAGATTGTAACGGGCCTGGAAATTCAAGTGCTGTTGGATGA